ACCGGGACCCGGACCCGGCGCCACCTCCGTCtccgcgccgccccgccgcgcccggcccgcgccgccgccacccatcagcagcagcaggacgcGGCCCGACTCCGCGCCGCCCCGCGCGCCGGggcccgcgcccgccccgctcccgcccccagctccatcgcgccgccgccaccgccgccgccccggcccgcgcccgccgcgccccgcgctgccccgcccctccccggaGCCCATTGGCCGCCGTCGTCCGGCGTCCGCCCCGGTAGCGCGCCCATTGGCTCGGCAGGCCGCGCACCGCCCACGAACACCGCGCTCATTGGCCGCCGGCTCCGCGGCTCGGGCGCCGCGATTGGCCAGCCGCTCCCTCCGGCGCGCCCGGGCGCCCTGCCCGTTGGCCGCCGGGACTGCCCGCCCTGTGGGCCCTCGTAGCCCATTGGGTGTCTCAACTTGGCGCCCCGCCCTGCCCCACGGCGCATTGGCCCGCGCTCCTGCGACCTTTGGCCCGCTCGCCCCGCctccccgcggggccgggcagccGCCATTGGCCGGCGAGTCCGCCACTCCGGACGTCGGCGCGTGCTGTGTATTTGGGCACTCGCGATTGGCCGGGAGCCTCCTGTGACGCCTCCCGGCGAAGGTCGGACGCGGGCGCAAGGGCGAAGCCGGGCACGGGAGGGGGCGCGTCCCGCCCAGTGCGATGGGCGTGGctccggcggggcgggcggagcCATTGGTCGCCGtgcgcggggggcggggctcCGCCGGCGGGGCGCGGCGACGGCGGCAGCCGGTGACGTGTCCGCCGGTGCCGGCGGCGGTGCCGGCAGCGGCGATGCgcgggcgggcagcggcggGCGCACATGGCCAGGTGAATGGGACCGGGCGGAGCCGGGCCGGGGAGTCGGGGCCGGCGCGGTCCCGGTGCTGAACAGTGGTCTCTACCCTCAGGATCGGCGTTTCCTGCCTGTCGTGGCGCTCGGTGGGACCGTGCCCGGGGCCGCGGCAGCGCccggctgtgctggggctcGCTCTCctcttggggctgctgctgctgctggcggcCGCCGTGCCCCGCCGCTgggccgcgccgccccgcgccTCCCGGCGGGACGACAGGTGAGCGGGGCCCGGGATGCCGGGGAGCGGGGTCACCGCCGGTACTGAGCCTTGTGCCGCTGTGCCGCAGGTACCTGGCGCATGTGGCGGAGCTGACGGCCACGGACACCGAGGACTCGTCCCTTAATTACGGGGTGGTGGTGGACTGCGGAAGCAGCGGGTCCCGGGTTTTCGTCTACTTCTGGCCCCCGCACAACGGGAACCCCCACGACCTGCTGGATATCAAGCAGATGAGGGACCGGAACAGCCGCCCCGTCGTCAAGAAAATTAAACCCGGTGCGTGCTGCCCCTCTCCGGCCCCGAGCCCCCGGCACGGACGGGGCGGGCTGGCTCACCGCGCCTTCCCCGCCAGGCATCTCCGTGACCGCGGCAGCGCCCGAGCAGGCGACCCCCTACCTGCGGCCTCTGCTGCGGTTCGCGGCAGCGCACGTCCCGGAGAGGAAGCACAAGGAGACGCCGCTGTACATCCTGTGCACGGCGGGGATGCGGCTGCTGCCCGAGCGGTGAGTTCGCCGCCCTTGCCAGGCGAGCCGGGGGTGCGCTGGGATCCCTCAGCCCCGAGGAAGGGCAACAGCTGCCTGGTCTTGGACCTTGCGGGAGAATGGAGAATCCTGTGGGGGGGAATTGAAAAAGGAAGGGGCACGTTATAGGGCGAGTGGTGAGGGATGCAGAAGGAAGGGTTGAGCATGCTGGGAGGCAGCTGAGAGGAGATGCTTTTGACTGAGGATCTCAGACAAAATAGATCTATTTTTCATCTCCAAAAcatgctggctgcagcagcagaacttgTGGGGTTGAACGAGGCCTGTAGTGCAGTGTGACTCTGGTCTCTCTCACCAAATGCTGGTGAACATCCCCCAgcatctgtccctctgctgtgcccttgCAGGCAGCAAGCTGCAATCCTGGACGACTTGGTGACTAATGTGCCCCTGGAGTTTGatttcctcttctccaaatCACACGCAGAAGTGATCTCAGGGAAGCAGGAAGGTAGGAGCTGCCACAAAGCACTGCTTGTTCCTCTTTAGTATATTGTTGTAATGACCTTTTCTGCCTTGTGCAGGTGTCTATTCGTGGATTGGCATCAACTTTGTCCTGGGGCGGTTTGATCATGAGGATGGTGAGTCTGCCTGTGTGTAGAACCGCTGGGAGGGTCTAAACAGAGTCATGCTGGACCTTGTACCAGTGCTGTAGCTAAGATCAATCTCTGGAACAGGCAGCAATGCCTGACCCCTGTCATTTGTATGAAACTTCCCCTGACCTGGGAGGTGGTCCTTGCAGGTGGCCCCTGGGGTCTGCCTGCAGGGGTGGAGGAACCCCATGAGGCAGCTGTGCAGTGATGGTGGAAGGGAGAAgatgctgtcccagccctgcctcttgCTGACATGCTGCTGTGGGTTGCAGAGGAGGATGCAGTGGTCACCGTAGCACTGGGGGACCAGGGGAAGTCCCTGGTTCGGAAAAGAACAGTTGGGATCCTAGACATGGGAGGCGCCTCCTTGCAGATTGCCTACGAAGTGCCCGACTCCGGAGCCAtctcctccccacagcaggTGTGTGTCTGGTCCCcgagagcagctcctgccttccctggatAGCTGCTGATCATGGACCTATCTGTGTCAGCAGGACGAGGCTGCTAAGAGCTTGCTGGCAGAATTCAACCTGGGCTGTGATGTGCAGCACACTGGCCACATGTACCGTGTCTACGTCAACACTTTCCTGGGCTTCGGGGGCAATTTTGCCCGGCAGCGCTATGAGGAGCATGTGCTGAACCAAACCTATGCACACAACCGGTATTGCTGCCTCACCTAGTGGTGCCCCCACTAGAGCATTGTGAAATGGGGTGCTGGTTCCTTCATGCTGTGCTCTCCCCCTTGAATTTGCCTCAAGAGCTGCCTGTGGTGATAACAGCTCCCACAGCCAcgctggcagcagctgtgtggcaggtgcctgggctggcacagagtgCTTAGTGttatcagtgccacagctccctgccttcctccttctctccttgtGACAGGCTACAGGGAAGCCCCTCCTAGTGGCTtttggcttttcctgctctgacttcccctcctccagcaccGATTCACTCAACACATCTTTCCATTGCATCCCCACCTTGAGCTCTCCTGTCTCCTgtctctcctttccttccaaGAGCACTACATGAAGCTGTCGCCAGAGGTGGAGAGGCTTGGTGCCCAGGTACTCCTGTGccgggagcagcccctgcctccagatccccaggggctgtgcagaggcacagagccccaTGAGCTGGGGGGGTGGGCTGTGCCTTGTTGCACCCTACAGGTGCTCAGAGCATGTAGCTGCGGGCCAGCACGGCAGATCTGGCAAGTTCAGCCTTagcaggaggtggcagggcagggatcagctctgagaggacacagcctggcCTGGTGCAGAGGATATCTGGATGTGGGACAGGGCTAGATTAGGCTTTTGGGATGTGGTATATGACCCCCTGTGCAACTGCCATTTTTTCCTGGACTGTTTTCCAGGCTGCACAACCAGCAGACAGGGCTGAGCCCCAACATGCCCTTCTTGGACCCCTGCCTGCCAGTAGGGCTGGAGGACACGGTGGTGAGGGGTGGCAAAACCCTGTACATGAGGGGACGAGGGGACTGGCAGACCTgtgcaaagctgctgcagcccctcctggcagggtCCAATGGCAGCCATGCCTCGCTGGTGGAGACCTACAAAGCACCCATTGACTTCAGCAACAGCGAGTTTTACGGCTTCTCAGAGTTTTTCTACTGCACAGAGGACGTGCTGCGTCTGGGGGGCCAGTACAGTGCTGCCaccttcactgctgctgcccaggtgggtgctgcctcagcccaggggagctgggctggtcCTAGGGCTGAGAGTGGATGGTTTGCTCTGAACCTCAacttctccttcccccaggaGTACTGCAGCCAGCGATGGGAGGTGCTGACGCAGCGTTTCCGTGGTGGCCTCTACTCGGTGCATGCTGACCAGCACCGGCTGAAGTAAATGGACTTGCTGGGAGGGGCCATGGCTGGACCTCCTGGGGGCCTTTTGCTGAGGCAAGGGACTGGTGCAATTGTCAGTGTCTGGCTGATGCTCCCGTGTGCTGTGTCTGCAGGTATCAGTGCTTCAAATCAGCCTGGATGTACCAAGTCCTTCATGAGGGCTTCCAGTTCCCGCTGGACTACCCCAGCCTGCgcacagcccagctggtgtACGACCGGGAGGTGCAGTGGACACTGGGAGCCATCCTCTACAAGACGCGGTTTCTGCCACTCAGGTACCATGGGCTCGCTGAAGGCGTCACACAGGGAAGGGTGGCTGGGGAAGAGGAATAACTGCACTGGGTGAGGGCTCTGCACGGACCATGGCAGGACCCTGCCAGCACCCCACTGCATCTCGTGGCCAGTCCTGACACTCCTTTCCATAGGGATCTCCGTCAGGAGAGCATCCGGCAAGCACACGCCTCCTGGCTGCGCCTCTCCTTTGTCTACAACCACTATCTCTTTTTTGCCTGCATCCTGGTCGTGGCACTGGCCATCATCCTCTACCTCCTGCGGCTGCGCCGCATCCACCGCCGGCAGCTGCGCTCGgcccagcacaccctgctctggctgGACAAGGTAGTGGTGCCGCTGGCCCAGGGAAGTGGGCCGTGATGCCAGTGGGACCCAGCATCCAGTTGCAGCAGCAGAACTAGGACTGGCAGACAGCCTGGGCTCTGAGAGCGACCATCTCAAAGTCTGCACTCCATCATCTCTGTATCAAACCAGAGTCTGTGGGCTGAGGCAGCTACGGACATGAGACCTTTCCTTTCCACCTTGCCCCAGACCTAATCTTTGCATTCCTTGGTCTCTGGCCTTTGCCCCACTACGTGGTGTAGAGCAAAGTCCTCTGCTACCAGCAGGCTCAAGGCTGTAGCCCTGGCAGATCCCTCAGATAACAGGACACTGTCACTGAGGCAGCCAACCCAGGGCTCTGGCCTGAAGCACTGAGCCACCCCATGACTCAGCCACCACTTTGCAGAGTAACCTGGTGGTGTGCTGTGGTTCATCTCCTGGGTTGGT
The window above is part of the Catharus ustulatus isolate bCatUst1 chromosome 8, bCatUst1.pri.v2, whole genome shotgun sequence genome. Proteins encoded here:
- the ENTPD7 gene encoding ectonucleoside triphosphate diphosphohydrolase 7, which translates into the protein MARIGVSCLSWRSVGPCPGPRQRPAVLGLALLLGLLLLLAAAVPRRWAAPPRASRRDDRYLAHVAELTATDTEDSSLNYGVVVDCGSSGSRVFVYFWPPHNGNPHDLLDIKQMRDRNSRPVVKKIKPGISVTAAAPEQATPYLRPLLRFAAAHVPERKHKETPLYILCTAGMRLLPERQQAAILDDLVTNVPLEFDFLFSKSHAEVISGKQEGVYSWIGINFVLGRFDHEDEEDAVVTVALGDQGKSLVRKRTVGILDMGGASLQIAYEVPDSGAISSPQQDEAAKSLLAEFNLGCDVQHTGHMYRVYVNTFLGFGGNFARQRYEEHVLNQTYAHNRLHNQQTGLSPNMPFLDPCLPVGLEDTVVRGGKTLYMRGRGDWQTCAKLLQPLLAGSNGSHASLVETYKAPIDFSNSEFYGFSEFFYCTEDVLRLGGQYSAATFTAAAQEYCSQRWEVLTQRFRGGLYSVHADQHRLKYQCFKSAWMYQVLHEGFQFPLDYPSLRTAQLVYDREVQWTLGAILYKTRFLPLRDLRQESIRQAHASWLRLSFVYNHYLFFACILVVALAIILYLLRLRRIHRRQLRSAQHTLLWLDKVVVPLAQGSGP